The following proteins are encoded in a genomic region of Brachypodium distachyon strain Bd21 chromosome 1, Brachypodium_distachyon_v3.0, whole genome shotgun sequence:
- the LOC104581888 gene encoding uncharacterized protein LOC104581888, with the protein MMQYLDFSPAASSTSKKWPHKRQPGQGFDAPRNSMEFAMDAPPRSYGVFQEDVPYTRNNMRQYPRASSAPVKKLIHEDISSMRPNEGHKRAPSVIARLMGMDSPPLSSATGQLIAVAHSDDRRRQEMIIARPVTRRDPAEMISTKHVSFVEHKNPPARQATKHEIRPFDDDDESKRSNGGGDDDRWSKPVPREHPQEEELQKFKKEFEAWQTSRVWEQSRTLELETRHGAVVLDDNDDDRRCSEIVPYRYHHQQQQKQGYRGRDTGGNDNGDGEVHWRRRRNKDGGASISGSRTFSVASSAGDDYSSRLPLSRFYREEEEEQRSSPTRIVVLRPCPELSADDVSELSLVGSPQLMKKENDMEAFLEEVKTRLKLELEGSNHRASDAWAGDMADPKRIARSIASQIRDTVVAMDAHHQHPALVRSESTRSYRSSSDVQSQVDYICRDARRQLSDRLRNVLRSTRESPEIATPEQPLFFPHRRRPSLDEAPPLRKPKPKPSPPRREAASSSGGKKKIKSKEEKKRAIESSDARHGLQQHSSYRTSSAAVDDSEDEDAAALSPRNLMRSFSAPVSSRTSNNTFVKLLSDEPRVLFPGARVQRKHEAGHGSRPLPASEEEDRPVKALGGIKGRVSSLRQNLGLRGKLFGKKLVHSSAADESSSSSFFPDDLPPIGTLITAPSVLIHPGVLHENSTEVPPSPASWCSSPADDMVRGGYPSPVSPLEASFGEHRSPLKPLPPATSSPASEQGIPWLEEDDQTQEVAETSPALHDAANEDDTAEIEMDHHPVKAFIRAVLVTAGMFGGQNTDQMFFSNSQPKPIPKWVLDEVVSSSSSSSPPAVPDVVVDRRLLFDLVNEHLPEATSTRGSTTLYTFSKWYIAAAPRRRGGKRLLDALWRAVQALVEPPLPLRHDGDALPTTTTTMMSSVDALIGRDMGASPWSGGAFRGDVDGVGEEVEAEILGELLDETLWDVLLNVGED; encoded by the exons ATGATGCAGTACCTGGACTTCTCCCCTGCCGCCAGCAGCACCTCCAAGAAGTGGCCGCACAAGAGGCAGCCGGGCCAAG GTTTTGATGCTCCAAGGAACAGCATGGAGTTCGCCATGGATGCGCCGCCCCGCAGCTACGGCGTCTTCCAGGAGGATGTTCCG TATACTCGCAACAACATGAGGCAGTATCCAAGAGCCTCCTCGGCTCCCGTCAAGAAGCTGATCCATGAGGACATATCATCCATGAGGCCAAACGAAGGGCACAAGAGAGCGCCCAGTGTCATCGCCAGACTGATGGGCATGGACTCGCCTCCGCTGAGCTCAGCCACCGGTCAGCTCATCGCCGTCGCCCACTCGGATGATCGAAGACGGCAAGAGATGATCATCGCGAGGCCGGTGACGAGAAGAGATCCTGCCGAGATGATCTCAACCAAGCATGTATCGTTCGTCGAGCACAAGAATCCTCCTGCCCGGCAGGCAACGAAACACGAGATCCGCCccttcgacgacgacgatgagagCAAGaggagcaatggtggtggtgatgatgATAGATGGAGCAAACCGGTGCCGCGGGAGCACCCgcaagaggaggagctgcAGAAGTTCAAGAAGGAGTTCGAGGCGTGGCAGACGAGCAGGGTGTGGGAGCAATCCAGGACTCTGGAGCTGGAGACccgccatggcgccgtcgTGCTCGACGACAATGACGATGATCGGAGGTGCTCAGAGATCGTGCCTTACAGgtaccaccaccagcagcagcagaagcagggTTACAGAGGGAGAGATACCGGGGGCAATGACAACGGCGATGGAGAGGTgcattggaggagaagaagaaacaaggaTGGCGGCGCGTCGATCTCCGGGAGCCGGACATTCTCCGTGGCGAGCAGCGCGGGCGATGATTATTCTTCGAGGCTTCCTCTGTCGAGGTTCTACcgcgaggaagaggaggagcagaggtCGTCGCCGACGAGGATCGTGGTCCTGCGGCCGTGCCCGGAGCTGAGCGCCGACGACGTGTCAGAGTTATCACTCGTGGGATCCCCgcagctgatgaagaaggaGAACGACATGGAGGCGTTCCTGGAAGAGGTCAAGACGCGGCTCAAGCTCGAGCTCGAAGGCAGCAACCACAGGGcctccgacgcgtgggccggCGACATGGCCGACCCGAAGCGGATCGCGAGGAGCATCGCCAGCCAGATCAGGGACACCGTGGTCGCCATGGACGCGCACCACCAGCACCCGGCGCTGGTCCGGTCGGAGTCGACGAGATCCTACCGGAGCAGCAGCGACGTGCAGAGCCAGGTGGACTACATCTGCCGAGATGCCCGGAGGCAGCTCTCGGACCGCCTGAGGAACGTGCTGAGGAGTACTCGGGAGTCTCCGGAGATCGCCACCCCCGAGCAGCCGCTCTTCTTCCCTCACCGGAGACGGCCGTCCTTGGACGAAGCGCCGCCGCTGAGgaagccgaagccgaagccgagTCCCCCGAGACGCGAGGCGGCgagtagcagcggcggcaagaagaagatcaagagcaaggaggagaagaagcgcGCGATCGAGTCCTCCGACGCGAGGCACGGGCTGCAGCAGCACAGCAGCTACAGGACTAGCTCGGCGGCGGTCGACGActcggaggacgaggacgcggcggcgttGTCGCCGAGGAACCTGATGAGGTCCTTCTCGGCGCCGGTGTCATCGAGGACGAGTAACAACACCTTCGTGAAGCTCCTCTCGGACGAGCCCCGGGTGCTGTTCCCCGGAGCGCGGGTGCAGCGGAAGCACGAGGCTGGACATGGCAGCAggccgctgccggcgtcggaggaggaggacaggcCTGTTAAAGCATTGGGCGGCATCAAGGGGAGAGTGTCCAGCCTGCGGCAGAACCTCGGGCTGAGAGGGAAGCTCTTCGGCAAGAAGCTTGTCCACTCCTCTGCCGCTGAcgagtcgtcgtcgtcgtccttctTCCCCGACGACCTCCCGCCCATCGGCACGCTCATCACCGCGCCTTCCGTCCTCATCCACCCCGGCGTCCTCCAT GAGAACTCGACGGAGGTGCCGCCGAGCCCGGCGTCGTGGTGCAGCAGCCCGGCGGACGACATGGTCCGGGGAGGATACCCGAGCCCCGTCTCGCCATTGGAGGCCTCCTTCGGCGAGCACCGGTCGCCCTTgaagccgctgccgccggcgacctcctcccctGCTTCCG AACAAGGCATTCCATGGCTGGAGGAAGACGATCAAACCCAAGAAGTCGCAGAAACAAGCCCAGCGCTCCATGACGCCGCCAACGAAGATGACACGGCCGAGATCGAGATGGATCACCACCCTGTAAAGGCTTTCATCAGGGCCGTCCTCGTCACCGCCGGCATGTTCGGCGGCCAGAACACGGACCAGATGTTCTTCTCCAATTCCCAACCGAAGCCGATCCCCAAGTGGGTGCTCGACGAAGTCGTctcctcgtcatcgtcgtcctcACCTCCGGCCGTTCccgacgtcgtcgtcgaccgCCGCCTGCTCTTCGACCTGGTCAACGAACACTTGCCAGAAGCCACTTCCACCCGCGGATCCACGACGCTGTACACGTTCAGCAAGTGGTAcatcgcggcggcgccgaggaggagaggcggcAAGCGGCTGCTGGACGCGCTCTGGAGAGCCGTGCAGGCGCTGGtggagccgccgctgccgctgagacacgacggcgacgcgttgccgacaacgacgacgacgatgatgagcTCCGTGGACGCGCTGATCGGGCGCGACATGGGCGCGTCGCcatggagcggcggcgcgttcCGCGGGGACGTGGACGGGGTcggcgaggaggtggaggcagAGATCCTCGGGGAGCTCCTCGACGAGACGCTCTGGGACGTGCTGCTCAACGTCGGCGAGGACTGA
- the LOC104581889 gene encoding EC protein I/II, whose protein sequence is MPCDHKCGCIVPCPGGAACRCAGKQSSGGVPVPVNTAAACHTMCSCGEHCSCSPCSCGRLGTGDGNGKAGGCTCGPTCNCATCAA, encoded by the exons ATGCCCTGCGACCACAAGTGCGGCTGCATCGTGCCGTGCCCAGGCGGCGCCGCTTGCAG GTGCGCCGGGaagcagagcagcggcggcgtgccggtgccggtgaACACGGCGGCCGCTTGCCACACGATGTGCAGCTGCGGCGAGCACTGCTCCTGCAGCCCTTGCTCCTGCGGCAGGCTCGGCACCGGGGACGGCAACGGCAAGGCGGGCGGCTGCACCTGCGGCCCGACCTGCAACTGCGCGACCTGCGCCGCCTGA
- the LOC100831212 gene encoding uncharacterized protein LOC100831212 — protein MAASPSRCLLVTGAPGVGKTTLVMRVMETLRASHPELTIRGFSTREVRERGERVGFEVVTPDGRSGRLASSRISSPESVRWPTVGKYKVDVASLESLALPELQVKEDTDLYIVDEVGKMELFSSAFFPAVVRVIESNIPVLATIPIPRYGRDIPGVARLRNHPGAVVFTLNTGNRDTMREGIYDQLSRLVQKR, from the exons AtggccgcctcgccgtcgaGGTGCCTCCTCGTCACTGGCGCACCG GGCGTGGGGAAGACGACGCTGGTCATGCGGGTGATGGAAACGCTCAGGGCGTCTCACCCGGAACTCACCATTCGCGGTTTCTCTACCC GGGAGGTGAGGGAGAGGGGGGAGAGGGTCGGGTTCGAGGTCGTCACGCCCGATGGGCGAAGCGGGCGGCTCGCCTCCTCCAGGATTTCGAG CCCTGAATCTGTTAGATGGCCTACTGTTGGAAAGTACAAAGTAGATGTAGCATCTCTGGAATCGCTAGCATTGCCCGAGTTGCAG GTCAAAGAGGACACAGATCTCTATATCGTTGATGAAGTGGGTAAAATGGAGTTGTTCAGTTCAGCCTTTTTCCCTGCTGTGGTGAGAGTTATTGAGTCCAACATCCCAGTGCTGGCCACCATACCAATACCAAGATATGGCCGTGACATTCCTGGAG TGGCGAGGTTGAGGAATCATCCTGGCGCAGTTGTTTTCACCTTAAATACTGGTAATAGGGATACCATGAGAGAGGGTATCTATGATCAGTTGAGCAGATTGGTACAAAAGAGGTGA